In Ectothiorhodospira sp. BSL-9, a single window of DNA contains:
- the prmA gene encoding 50S ribosomal protein L11 methyltransferase, with translation MIQITLPATADQTEAVEDALLGHGAVSVMLRDAGDVPLLEPLPGEEPLWPDLLVTGLFAPDTDLDEITRILAAELNVDAARIHHEVLPDRDWVRACMDDFHPIRFGQRLWIVPTWHETPDADAVNIRLDPGLAFGTGTHPTTAMCLRWLDAHPPQDREVLDYGCGSGILAIGALKLGARNTWAVDIDPQAMTATRENAQRNDIPDEKLITGLPDILADDARFDVTLANILASPLMALAPALGGRTRPGGQIILAGLLDRQANDLMSCYERWFEMRIADQQDGWTLLEGTRRQ, from the coding sequence ATGATCCAGATCACCCTCCCCGCCACGGCGGACCAGACTGAAGCCGTCGAGGATGCCCTGCTGGGTCATGGGGCGGTCTCCGTGATGCTGCGTGACGCCGGGGATGTGCCCCTGCTGGAACCGCTGCCCGGTGAGGAACCGTTATGGCCGGACCTGCTGGTGACCGGGCTGTTTGCGCCCGACACCGACCTGGATGAAATCACCCGCATCCTGGCGGCGGAACTGAACGTGGACGCCGCGCGCATCCACCACGAGGTGCTGCCGGACCGGGACTGGGTGCGGGCCTGCATGGACGACTTTCACCCCATCCGCTTTGGCCAGCGCCTGTGGATCGTGCCCACCTGGCACGAGACCCCGGACGCAGACGCCGTGAACATCCGCCTGGACCCGGGCCTGGCCTTTGGCACCGGCACCCACCCCACCACCGCCATGTGCCTGCGCTGGCTGGATGCCCACCCGCCCCAGGACCGAGAGGTTCTGGACTATGGCTGCGGCTCCGGCATCCTGGCCATCGGCGCCCTGAAGCTGGGGGCCAGAAATACCTGGGCCGTGGACATCGACCCCCAGGCCATGACCGCCACTCGGGAGAATGCCCAGCGCAATGACATCCCGGATGAGAAACTGATCACAGGCCTGCCAGACATCCTCGCCGACGATGCCCGCTTTGATGTGACCCTGGCCAATATCCTGGCCAGCCCGCTCATGGCGCTGGCCCCGGCCCTGGGTGGTCGTACCCGCCCCGGCGGCCAGATCATCCTGGCCGGCCTGCTGGACCGTCAGGCCAATGACCTGATGTCATGCTATGAACGCTGGTTCGAGATGCGCATCGCCGACCAGCAGGACGGCTGGACCCTCCTGGAAGGCACCCGCCGCCAGTAA
- the fis gene encoding DNA-binding transcriptional regulator Fis, protein MNQPMMESTQESETLAVAVEQALTEYFAKLDGHEPDNLYRMVIEEVERPLLECVLRHCDGNQSRAAQYLGLNRGTLRKKLRQYELG, encoded by the coding sequence ATGAATCAGCCCATGATGGAGAGCACCCAGGAAAGCGAGACCCTGGCCGTGGCCGTGGAACAGGCCCTGACCGAATATTTTGCCAAGCTCGATGGGCACGAACCGGACAACCTCTACCGAATGGTGATCGAGGAAGTGGAACGCCCCCTGCTGGAATGCGTGCTACGCCACTGCGACGGCAACCAGAGCCGCGCGGCCCAGTACCTGGGGTTGAATCGGGGGACGTTGAGGAAGAAATTGCGGCAGTATGAGTTGGGATGA
- a CDS encoding DUF3426 domain-containing protein, which produces MTDDTNTPEDPPPPRRRALNPNAFGVQRYDDTHRPGQSRPAVPLGQTSSPFDDVFPPVSDEPDATADPGIPHALREDLERAGARPRSTARTLAWGSACLALILLLGGQVAYQERYQLLAIEPLEPWVRAACTPLDCQLPERRDLSALRIAQRQVASHPQQPDALMVTALIENRAGFAQPHPIVELTFMDVMGRPLAARRFQPLDYLPGPASPIPPGQSAELRLELKDPGGEAVAYEFRFL; this is translated from the coding sequence ATGACCGACGACACCAACACGCCGGAAGACCCGCCGCCCCCCAGGCGTCGCGCCCTCAACCCCAACGCCTTCGGCGTCCAGCGCTACGACGACACCCACCGCCCCGGCCAATCCCGCCCGGCGGTGCCGCTTGGCCAGACCAGCAGCCCCTTTGATGATGTCTTTCCGCCCGTATCCGACGAGCCGGATGCGACTGCAGACCCTGGCATCCCCCATGCCCTGCGCGAGGACCTGGAACGCGCGGGCGCCCGGCCACGCAGCACCGCCCGCACCCTGGCCTGGGGCAGCGCCTGCCTGGCCCTGATCCTGCTACTGGGCGGCCAGGTGGCCTATCAGGAGCGCTATCAACTCCTGGCCATTGAACCCCTGGAGCCCTGGGTGCGCGCCGCCTGCACCCCGTTGGACTGCCAGCTACCGGAACGCCGCGACCTGAGCGCCCTGCGCATCGCCCAGCGCCAGGTGGCCAGTCACCCGCAGCAGCCCGACGCCCTGATGGTGACCGCCCTCATCGAGAATCGCGCCGGATTTGCCCAGCCCCACCCCATCGTGGAACTCACTTTCATGGACGTGATGGGCCGCCCCCTGGCCGCCCGTCGCTTCCAGCCCCTGGACTACCTGCCCGGCCCCGCCTCCCCCATCCCACCGGGCCAAAGCGCCGAACTCCGGCTGGAACTCAAGGACCCGGGCGGCGAGGCGGTGGCCTATGAGTTCCGATTCCTCTGA
- the accC gene encoding acetyl-CoA carboxylase biotin carboxylase subunit produces MFDKILIANRGEIALRILRACREMGIKTVAVHSEADRDLKHVRLADESVCIGPARSGESYLNVPAIISAAEVTDAEAIHPGYGFLSENADFAERVESSGFVFIGPRAETIRLMGDKVSAKDAMQKAGVPCVPGSGGALGDDMEANLELARKIGYPVIIKAAGGGGGRGMRVVHSDGALINAISLTRSEAASAFNNPMVYMEKYLEKPRHVEFQVIADEHGNAISLGERDCSMQRRHQKVIEEAPAPGITDEERKRIGDRCAEACRTIGYRGAGTFEFLYEDGEFFFIEMNTRVQVEHPVTEMVTGLDIVREQIMVAAGHPLSISQEEVQIRGHSVECRINAEDPSTFMPSPGTITQYHAPGGPGVRVDTHIYNGYKVPPYYDSMIGKLITFGATRDIAIARMRGALSEIVVEGIKTNIPLHRDLIADVAFRNGGTDIHYLEKKLKL; encoded by the coding sequence ATGTTCGACAAGATACTGATTGCCAACCGGGGCGAGATCGCCCTGCGCATCCTGCGGGCCTGTCGTGAGATGGGCATCAAGACCGTGGCGGTGCACTCCGAGGCCGACCGGGACCTCAAGCACGTGCGCCTGGCGGATGAATCCGTGTGCATCGGCCCGGCCCGTTCCGGTGAAAGCTACCTGAACGTGCCCGCCATCATCAGCGCCGCGGAAGTCACCGACGCCGAAGCCATCCACCCCGGCTACGGCTTCCTGTCGGAGAACGCCGATTTTGCCGAGCGGGTGGAGTCCAGCGGCTTCGTCTTCATCGGCCCCCGTGCCGAAACCATCCGCCTGATGGGTGACAAGGTCTCTGCCAAGGACGCCATGCAAAAGGCCGGCGTGCCCTGCGTGCCCGGCTCGGGCGGGGCCCTGGGGGACGACATGGAGGCCAACCTGGAGCTGGCCCGCAAGATCGGCTACCCGGTGATCATCAAGGCCGCCGGGGGCGGCGGCGGGCGCGGCATGCGTGTGGTGCACTCCGATGGCGCCCTGATCAATGCCATCTCCCTGACCCGCAGCGAGGCTGCCTCCGCCTTCAACAACCCCATGGTCTACATGGAAAAATACCTGGAAAAACCGCGCCATGTGGAATTCCAGGTGATCGCCGACGAGCATGGCAATGCCATCAGCCTGGGCGAGCGGGACTGCTCCATGCAGCGCCGCCACCAGAAGGTGATCGAGGAGGCCCCAGCCCCGGGCATCACCGATGAGGAACGCAAGCGCATCGGCGACCGCTGTGCCGAGGCCTGCCGCACCATCGGCTACCGGGGCGCCGGTACTTTCGAGTTCCTTTATGAGGACGGCGAGTTCTTCTTCATCGAGATGAACACCCGCGTGCAGGTGGAGCACCCGGTCACGGAGATGGTCACCGGTCTGGACATCGTCCGCGAGCAGATCATGGTGGCCGCCGGACACCCCCTGAGCATCAGCCAGGAGGAAGTGCAGATCCGCGGCCATTCCGTCGAATGCCGCATCAATGCCGAGGATCCGTCCACCTTCATGCCCTCCCCGGGCACTATCACCCAGTACCACGCACCAGGCGGCCCCGGCGTGCGGGTGGATACCCATATCTACAACGGCTACAAGGTGCCACCGTATTACGACTCCATGATCGGCAAGCTGATCACCTTTGGCGCCACCCGGGACATCGCCATTGCCCGCATGCGCGGCGCCCTGTCGGAGATCGTGGTGGAAGGCATCAAGACCAACATCCCCCTGCACCGTGACCTGATCGCTGACGTGGCGTTCAGGAACGGCGGCACGGACATCCATTATCTGGAGAAGAAGCTCAAGCTTTGA
- the accB gene encoding acetyl-CoA carboxylase biotin carboxyl carrier protein, whose translation MDIRKIKKLIELLEESGINEIEIQEGEESVRITRAAPNSGQAFMMPQNFMVPGGAQQPAAPAPAPAPAPAESGGGSSLPTGHQVLAPMVGTFYLAPTPGAKSFVEVGQSVEEGDTLCIIEAMKMLNQIEADKAGVIKAVLVENGQPVEYGEPMFIID comes from the coding sequence ATGGATATCAGAAAGATCAAGAAACTCATCGAACTACTGGAAGAATCCGGCATCAACGAGATCGAGATCCAGGAGGGAGAGGAATCCGTGCGCATCACCCGGGCCGCCCCGAACAGTGGCCAGGCGTTCATGATGCCGCAGAACTTCATGGTGCCTGGCGGTGCCCAGCAGCCGGCTGCACCTGCCCCGGCTCCGGCACCCGCTCCGGCCGAGAGCGGCGGGGGCTCCAGCCTGCCAACCGGCCATCAGGTCCTCGCCCCCATGGTGGGCACCTTCTATCTGGCCCCCACGCCGGGCGCCAAGTCCTTCGTCGAGGTGGGTCAGTCGGTGGAGGAAGGGGACACCCTGTGCATCATCGAAGCCATGAAGATGCTCAACCAGATCGAGGCGGACAAGGCCGGCGTCATCAAGGCCGTGCTGGTGGAAAACGGACAGCCGGTTGAATACGGCGAGCCCATGTTCATCATCGACTGA
- the dusB gene encoding tRNA dihydrouridine synthase DusB, translated as MQIGPHTLDTPLILAPMAGITDRPFRQLCRRLGAGLAVSEMVHSDTRLWTTDKSRLRLDQRGEQGPRSVQIAGYDPTMMAEAAAAAIERGAQIIDINMGCPAKKVVNRAAGAALLGDEDRVRQILKAVVAASSVPVTLKIRLGIDRAHINAPIIARIAEDGGIQALAVHGRTGACRYTDPVDYAGIAQVKQTVQIPVIANGDIRTPEEALHAREVTHADALMIGRGAQGRPWIFRRIAQTLATGEIPPEPGLREVRAIMNEHLDALYAFYGESVGVRVARKHIGWYLAGRPGAEQVRPEILRAPTRAAQQPPLDQYFQTLCQAEDIAA; from the coding sequence ATGCAGATCGGACCCCACACCCTGGACACCCCGTTGATCCTGGCCCCCATGGCAGGCATCACCGACCGGCCCTTTCGTCAACTTTGCCGACGTCTGGGCGCCGGCCTGGCCGTGTCCGAGATGGTGCATTCAGACACCCGCCTGTGGACCACCGATAAGTCCCGCCTGCGCCTCGACCAGCGCGGCGAGCAGGGCCCGCGCAGCGTGCAGATTGCCGGATACGACCCCACCATGATGGCCGAGGCCGCTGCTGCCGCCATCGAGCGCGGCGCGCAGATCATCGACATCAACATGGGCTGCCCGGCCAAAAAGGTGGTCAATCGCGCCGCCGGTGCGGCCCTGCTGGGAGACGAGGACCGGGTACGGCAGATCCTCAAGGCCGTGGTGGCCGCATCCTCCGTGCCCGTCACCCTCAAGATCCGGCTGGGCATCGACCGGGCCCACATCAATGCCCCCATCATCGCCCGCATCGCCGAAGACGGCGGCATCCAGGCCCTGGCGGTGCACGGCCGCACCGGCGCCTGCCGCTACACCGACCCAGTGGATTACGCGGGGATTGCCCAGGTAAAGCAGACCGTACAGATACCCGTGATCGCCAATGGCGACATCCGCACCCCCGAAGAGGCACTTCACGCGCGTGAAGTCACCCATGCCGACGCCCTGATGATTGGCCGCGGCGCCCAGGGACGACCCTGGATCTTCCGGCGCATCGCCCAAACCCTGGCCACAGGCGAGATTCCGCCCGAACCGGGGCTAAGGGAGGTTCGGGCGATCATGAACGAACACCTGGATGCCCTGTACGCATTCTATGGGGAATCGGTGGGTGTGCGCGTGGCAAGAAAGCACATCGGCTGGTACCTGGCCGGCCGCCCGGGCGCCGAGCAGGTGCGCCCCGAGATCCTGCGAGCACCGACCCGCGCCGCCCAGCAGCCCCCCCTGGACCAATACTTCCAGACGCTTTGCCAAGCCGAGGACATTGCGGCATGA